Within the Thermococcus sp. genome, the region CATCGACATAGCGGTCGGCAAGTTCAAAGGTTCAACCAAGCCCGAGTATTATCCGGGAGGAAAGCCGATAACGGTTAAGGTTATCTTTAGAAAGTCGGACAAAAAGCTCATCGGAGCCCAAGTAGTTGGTGGCGAAAGGGTGTGGGGAAGGATAATGACGCTCTCCGCTCTGGCGCAGAAGGGTGCAACCGTTGAAGACGTCGTTTACCTTGAGACCGCTTATGCTCCACCCATAAGCCCGACGATAGACCCGATAACCGTTGCAGGGGAGATGGCACTTAGGAGGTTCCGTTGAGTTTTTAGAGTTCTGCCCCAACCTTTTTACAATGAACCGGGTGAAGGTCAGCAGGCTGATGGCGTATATCCTGAGGCATTCACCGGAGGAATTTGGACTAGAGCCCGATAGCGAGGGCTTCGTCCCACTGGAAGAGCTTGTAAAAGCCCTGAAGAGCATCTATCCCGACGTTACCAAGGAGTTCGTGCGCGAGATTGTAGAGAAGGACCCAAAGGGGCGCTACGAGATTAGAAATGGAAAAATCCGCGCCCGCTATGGTCACAGTTTTCCGGTAAGCTTAAACCACAAGGAAGACCTCGACTCAAGGATTCTATACCATGGAACACCGAGGAGAAACCTGCCCTCTATTCTCAGGGAAGGGCTCAAGCCGATGAAGCGACAGTTCGTTCACCTAACAACGAGCAAAAGCGAGGCCATTGAAACGGGCAGGAGGCACGGGAGGGACGTGGTTCTTCTCATCATAGACGCAGACTGCCTCAGAAGGAAGGGGTTGAAAATTTACAGGGCCGGAAAGAACGTGAGGATAGTCGATAGGGTTCCGCCAGAGTGCATCACTCTGGCAGTCTGAGGGCTAAAACAAAAGCCAGTCCGAGGGGAATCAGCGTGCTCACGAAGTCCAGCTCGAAGCTTATCCCAGCGAGATAACCGCCGAGTAATGGACCAATTACCCAGCCAAGGCTCATCATGGCATTCAAAAGGCCCATCCCCTGAGCTCTCTCGCTCACCTTGACGTTTTGGGCCACGTAGGCGGAAGTCGAGTTTATCGTCATAACCCACTTAACCCCCGAAAGGAAGGCAACGCCGAAGACCAGCCAGACGTTTTTAACGAAGGCGTAGAGGAGGAAAGCTACTGCGTAGCCCGCTATGGCCAGAAGGTAGAACCTCTTGGCACCGTACCTGTCTATCAGCTTTCCAAGGGAGTAACCTGTTAGAGCCGCTGCAAGACTCTCTATTCCGAAGATAACGCCGACGCTCCACTCGCCGAAGGTTTCTTTGAAGTAAACGGAGGAGACGCTGTAAAACTGCCCACTGGCAACCATCACGAGAAAGACAGTGTTGTAGAAGATTCCCAGGTGACCGCGCATGAGTTTCTTAAAAGCCGAACCTCTCACGGTTGCCCGCCAGCTTTCCCTACCTTCCTGGACGAGAATCATGCCGAGGAGGGAACGCCTTCCCATCGGGCGCTCGCGGATTAGAAGAACCACGCCAGCTGAGAGAAAGAGAAGAACGCCGGAAACGATGAAAAGCTTTCTTATGCCAAGATAGCTAACTATCACGGAACCCAGAAAGTTTCCAACCATAAAGCCGGCGTTCTCGATGGA harbors:
- a CDS encoding RNA 2'-phosphotransferase; this encodes MNRVKVSRLMAYILRHSPEEFGLEPDSEGFVPLEELVKALKSIYPDVTKEFVREIVEKDPKGRYEIRNGKIRARYGHSFPVSLNHKEDLDSRILYHGTPRRNLPSILREGLKPMKRQFVHLTTSKSEAIETGRRHGRDVVLLIIDADCLRRKGLKIYRAGKNVRIVDRVPPECITLAV
- a CDS encoding MFS transporter encodes the protein MAKREKAVLQGKREKTLKLKKLRVKRRNVLILAIAMFIANVAFGMAFPYLSVYMRLLGASMFMVGLLSVTFNLTSTLFQYPFGWLSDSTGNRKTFIAFGLLSFAVLYSLMAFVSSSLGVLFLRTLQGVFGSAMMPAHSALISELSTRAGSIFGLFNSIENAGFMVGNFLGSVIVSYLGIRKLFIVSGVLLFLSAGVVLLIRERPMGRRSLLGMILVQEGRESWRATVRGSAFKKLMRGHLGIFYNTVFLVMVASGQFYSVSSVYFKETFGEWSVGVIFGIESLAAALTGYSLGKLIDRYGAKRFYLLAIAGYAVAFLLYAFVKNVWLVFGVAFLSGVKWVMTINSTSAYVAQNVKVSERAQGMGLLNAMMSLGWVIGPLLGGYLAGISFELDFVSTLIPLGLAFVLALRLPE